A section of the Mesobacillus jeotgali genome encodes:
- a CDS encoding YlzJ-like family protein → MILYTMMPYEQVFPHSEEGAVSQVMISYNGIPIMAEWTENHEYRVVRVMSTDPNHYMEPSCLPGSTITLT, encoded by the coding sequence ATGATCCTTTATACAATGATGCCATATGAACAGGTATTCCCTCATAGTGAGGAAGGAGCTGTGAGCCAGGTTATGATTTCCTACAATGGTATCCCGATTATGGCAGAGTGGACAGAAAATCATGAATACCGGGTTGTCAGGGTTATGAGTACAGACCCGAATCATTATATGGAACCCTCATGCCTCCCTGGGTCGACCATCACACTTACTTAA
- a CDS encoding FtsK/SpoIIIE family DNA translocase yields the protein MAKKKRRQSRKKNAVKTTVQFELAGLALLALAIIAMADLGAVGRSIVMFFRFFFGEWYMLSLVGLAVFSIYIMWKRHLPFIFHTKLIGTYLIVGAVLLLSHVTLFELLSNGGKFDDPSVIKNTFDLYVMEAKGETSTTDLGGGMIGAVMFALFYYLFDAAGSQLIAFLLIVIGGILVTGKTFTEVAGKLLIPIGRFIREQWNSFIDDLQQWKVNKQQKTSAAKKAKQPKRDGKLTSFEEEPLEQTIDITEAPAPEPLISSFAERAYSAPAEPQSQQPEKKAKAESETEDAGEDLQQPITFTEVENTSYELPPIELLKLPNKTDQSGEYEMIHANAAKLERTFHSFGVKARVTQVHLGPAVTKYEVHPDVGVKVSRIVSLNDDLALALAAKDIRIEAPIPGKSAIGIEVPNSEVAMVSLREVIESKQHNKPGSKLQIGLGRDITGEAVLAELNKMPHLLVAGATGSGKSVCINGIITSILMRAKPHEVKLMMIDPKMVELNVYNGVPHLLAPVVTDAKKASQALKKVVSEMERRYELFSHTGTRNIEGYNEYIKRHNNEEEAKQPLLPFIVVIVDELADLMMVASSDVEDSITRLAQMARAAGIHLIIATQRPSVDVITGVIKANIPSRIAFAVSSMTDSRTILDMGGAEKLLGRGDMLFLPVGASKPVRVQGAFLSDEEVEEIVNYVIGQQKAQYQEEMIPEDIPENTSEVEDDLYNDAVDLVVEMQTASVSMLQRRFRIGYSRAARLIDEMELRGVVGPYEGSKPRTVLLAKSEEA from the coding sequence ATGGCCAAAAAGAAAAGACGGCAATCGAGAAAGAAGAATGCCGTAAAAACAACTGTTCAATTTGAACTTGCCGGGTTAGCGTTACTCGCATTGGCCATCATTGCGATGGCGGATTTGGGAGCTGTCGGAAGGTCAATCGTGATGTTTTTCCGCTTTTTCTTCGGCGAGTGGTATATGCTCAGTCTCGTTGGACTGGCCGTATTTAGTATTTATATTATGTGGAAACGGCATCTGCCTTTTATTTTCCATACGAAATTGATTGGTACATATTTAATTGTGGGTGCAGTCTTATTACTAAGCCATGTGACATTATTTGAACTCTTATCCAATGGCGGGAAGTTTGATGACCCAAGCGTCATCAAAAATACTTTTGATTTATATGTCATGGAGGCAAAGGGTGAGACAAGCACTACAGACCTGGGCGGCGGCATGATTGGCGCTGTGATGTTCGCGTTATTTTACTATTTGTTTGATGCTGCCGGTTCGCAATTGATTGCATTTCTTTTAATTGTCATTGGCGGGATTCTCGTTACAGGCAAAACATTTACCGAAGTGGCTGGAAAACTGCTTATACCAATTGGCAGATTTATAAGGGAACAATGGAATTCATTCATTGATGACCTGCAGCAATGGAAAGTAAATAAACAGCAAAAAACATCCGCCGCTAAAAAGGCAAAACAGCCTAAACGGGACGGTAAACTGACTTCCTTTGAGGAAGAGCCTTTGGAACAGACTATTGATATAACAGAGGCACCAGCTCCGGAACCACTTATCTCAAGCTTTGCAGAGCGAGCGTATTCAGCTCCTGCTGAACCACAATCACAGCAGCCTGAAAAGAAAGCTAAAGCTGAATCGGAGACTGAAGATGCGGGTGAGGACCTGCAGCAGCCGATTACTTTTACAGAGGTAGAGAATACATCATATGAGCTGCCGCCAATCGAATTATTAAAGCTTCCGAATAAAACCGACCAGAGCGGCGAATATGAAATGATCCATGCCAATGCTGCCAAGCTTGAACGGACATTTCACAGTTTCGGTGTTAAGGCAAGGGTTACTCAGGTCCATCTGGGGCCAGCGGTTACTAAATATGAAGTCCATCCAGATGTAGGGGTGAAGGTCAGCAGAATTGTGAGCCTGAATGATGATTTAGCTCTTGCTCTGGCTGCCAAGGATATCAGAATCGAGGCACCGATACCAGGAAAGTCAGCAATTGGGATTGAAGTTCCAAATTCAGAAGTGGCTATGGTTTCTTTGCGGGAGGTTATTGAATCAAAGCAGCATAACAAACCTGGTTCAAAGCTGCAAATCGGACTTGGGCGGGATATAACAGGTGAAGCAGTCCTGGCAGAGTTGAATAAAATGCCCCATCTCCTTGTTGCCGGTGCAACAGGCAGCGGTAAGAGTGTTTGTATAAACGGAATCATTACGAGCATCCTTATGAGGGCCAAGCCTCATGAAGTAAAGCTTATGATGATCGATCCAAAAATGGTGGAACTGAATGTGTATAATGGTGTTCCCCACTTGCTGGCACCAGTCGTGACGGATGCGAAAAAAGCATCACAGGCACTCAAAAAGGTGGTCAGCGAGATGGAAAGGCGTTATGAACTCTTCTCACACACAGGGACAAGGAATATTGAAGGCTATAATGAATATATCAAGAGGCATAATAATGAGGAAGAAGCCAAACAACCTCTCCTGCCCTTCATAGTTGTCATCGTGGATGAGCTTGCAGATTTGATGATGGTCGCATCTTCGGATGTCGAGGATTCCATCACACGGCTTGCGCAGATGGCCCGTGCTGCGGGAATCCATTTAATCATTGCTACCCAAAGGCCTTCCGTTGATGTCATTACCGGAGTGATAAAAGCAAACATACCTTCAAGAATTGCATTTGCTGTATCTTCTATGACAGACTCCAGGACCATACTTGATATGGGCGGAGCCGAGAAGCTGCTCGGGAGAGGGGACATGCTGTTCCTTCCCGTAGGGGCATCAAAGCCTGTCAGGGTGCAGGGTGCGTTTTTGTCGGATGAAGAGGTAGAAGAAATCGTTAACTATGTAATCGGTCAGCAGAAGGCCCAATACCAGGAGGAAATGATCCCTGAAGATATTCCTGAGAATACCTCAGAAGTAGAGGATGACCTCTATAATGATGCTGTAGACCTTGTGGTTGAGATGCAGACAGCATCTGTTTCAATGCTTCAAAGAAGGTTCAGAATTGGATATTCACGGGCGGCAAGACTGATAGATGAGATGGAACTTCGCGGAGTAGTCGGACCATATGAAGGCAGTAAACCACGGACCGTTCTGCTAGCTAAGTCAGAGGAAGCATAA
- the tnpA gene encoding IS200/IS605 family transposase: MSKDNNSLAHTTWNCKYHIVFAPKYRRQIIYGKIKKDIGEILRTLCERKGVEIIEATACKDHVHMLVSIPPKISVSSFVGYLKGKSSLMIFDRHVNLKYRYGNRKFWCTGYYVDTVGRNKKVIEEYIRNQIQDDIIAEQLTMMEYIDPFTGEEVKKKKRS; encoded by the coding sequence ATGTCTAAAGACAATAACAGTTTAGCACACACTACCTGGAATTGTAAGTATCACATTGTATTCGCCCCAAAGTATAGGAGACAAATCATTTATGGGAAAATCAAAAAAGATATTGGAGAAATACTGCGCACATTATGTGAAAGAAAAGGTGTAGAAATAATTGAAGCAACTGCATGTAAGGACCACGTACATATGTTAGTGAGTATACCGCCAAAAATAAGTGTGTCCTCTTTTGTCGGGTACTTAAAAGGTAAAAGCAGTTTAATGATATTTGATCGGCATGTTAACTTGAAATACCGGTATGGAAATCGGAAATTCTGGTGTACAGGGTATTACGTCGATACAGTTGGAAGAAACAAAAAGGTGATAGAAGAATATATTCGAAATCAAATACAAGATGATATAATCGCAGAGCAGTTAACGATGATGGAATACATTGACCCATTTACGGGAGAAGAAGTGAAGAAAAAGAAACGAAGTTAG
- a CDS encoding GntR family transcriptional regulator → MSIKSDNRHLYLQVIDHLKQDIQKGVYKEREKLPSEFDLAKQLGVSRATLREALRILEEENVIIRRHGVGTFVNAKPLFSSGIEQLNSVTAMIEQAGMKPGTIFLNSTATGPTEEDIRRFSCSIDDEITLIERVRTANGEPVVYCLDKIPGKILSGDFSHDDESLLHLLEVMSNRKVTYAVAQIEPIGYHEKISPILECDPETALLVLKQMHFDENDVPILYSVNYFKADKFSFHVLRKRV, encoded by the coding sequence ATGTCGATCAAATCAGATAACCGGCACCTGTATTTACAAGTAATCGATCACCTGAAGCAGGACATTCAAAAGGGTGTTTATAAAGAAAGAGAAAAACTTCCCTCGGAATTTGATCTTGCAAAACAGCTTGGCGTAAGCAGAGCTACCCTAAGAGAGGCCTTGCGGATTCTTGAAGAAGAAAACGTCATCATTCGCAGGCATGGAGTAGGTACTTTTGTTAATGCGAAGCCGCTGTTCTCGTCTGGTATCGAGCAGCTTAACAGTGTAACGGCAATGATTGAGCAGGCTGGGATGAAGCCAGGAACAATCTTTTTGAACTCAACGGCAACCGGGCCAACAGAAGAGGATATTCGTCGTTTTTCATGTTCCATTGATGATGAAATTACTTTGATTGAACGAGTAAGGACCGCAAATGGGGAACCAGTTGTCTATTGTCTGGACAAAATCCCAGGAAAAATCCTTTCTGGCGACTTTTCACATGATGATGAATCATTGCTTCATCTGCTGGAAGTCATGTCAAACAGGAAAGTTACATATGCGGTCGCGCAAATCGAGCCAATAGGCTATCATGAGAAGATTTCACCAATTTTGGAATGTGATCCTGAAACAGCATTGCTTGTTTTAAAGCAGATGCATTTCGATGAAAACGATGTGCCGATTCTTTATTCGGTGAATTACTTTAAAGCTGATAAGTTCAGTTTCCATGTCTTGAGAAAAAGAGTTTAA
- a CDS encoding BMP family lipoprotein, translating into MKKRKFGLAMSLVLAAGTILGACGAKEDTKEGTKGFGEKTEEAFTVAMVTDVGGVDDKSFNQSAWEGLQAYGADKGLEKGGKGFDYLQSQSDADYATNLNTLARQDFDLIFGIGFLMQAAVDEIAQQQKDSHFAIVDAVVEQPNTASILFKEQEAAFLAGVTAAMATETDKIGFLGGMKIPVIERFESGFRAGVHSVNPDIKVDVQYAEAFDKAEAGKAIASKMYSSGVDVIFHAAGGTGNGLFTEAKDLKKKNPEKKIWAIGVDSDQTAEGVVEIDGKEHNVIITSALKRVDNAVKDLSLKASEGNFPGGEVTTYGLAEDGVGLAEINAEVANKAEIEAKVKEFQEKLKSGEIVAPGTFKELEAFMAK; encoded by the coding sequence TTGAAAAAGCGCAAATTTGGTTTGGCTATGTCACTTGTCCTTGCTGCTGGAACAATTCTTGGTGCTTGTGGCGCAAAAGAAGATACAAAAGAAGGTACAAAGGGCTTTGGTGAAAAAACAGAAGAGGCATTCACTGTAGCAATGGTTACTGATGTAGGCGGAGTTGATGATAAGTCATTCAACCAGTCTGCATGGGAAGGCCTTCAAGCATATGGTGCGGATAAAGGTTTGGAAAAGGGAGGCAAAGGCTTTGACTACCTTCAGTCACAATCTGATGCTGACTATGCTACAAACCTGAATACACTTGCTCGTCAAGACTTCGACTTGATTTTCGGTATCGGTTTCTTGATGCAGGCAGCTGTTGATGAAATCGCGCAACAGCAAAAAGATTCACATTTCGCTATCGTTGACGCTGTCGTTGAACAGCCAAACACTGCTAGCATCCTGTTCAAAGAACAAGAAGCTGCATTCCTTGCTGGTGTAACAGCTGCAATGGCTACTGAAACAGACAAAATCGGTTTCCTTGGCGGAATGAAGATTCCGGTAATCGAGCGTTTTGAATCTGGTTTCCGTGCTGGTGTACACTCTGTTAACCCTGACATCAAAGTTGATGTTCAGTATGCAGAAGCATTCGACAAAGCAGAAGCTGGTAAAGCTATCGCTTCTAAAATGTACTCTTCTGGTGTAGATGTAATTTTCCACGCTGCTGGCGGAACTGGAAATGGTCTATTCACTGAAGCAAAAGACCTTAAGAAGAAAAACCCTGAGAAGAAAATTTGGGCAATCGGTGTTGACTCAGACCAGACTGCTGAAGGTGTAGTAGAAATCGACGGCAAAGAACACAACGTAATCATCACATCAGCTTTGAAGCGTGTTGACAACGCTGTAAAGGACCTTTCACTTAAAGCTTCTGAAGGAAACTTCCCTGGTGGAGAAGTTACTACTTACGGTCTTGCTGAAGACGGCGTAGGTCTTGCAGAAATCAACGCTGAAGTTGCTAACAAGGCTGAAATTGAAGCGAAAGTAAAAGAATTCCAGGAAAAGCTTAAGAGCGGCGAAATTGTTGCTCCCGGCACATTCAAAGAACTAGAAGCATTCATGGCGAAATAA
- a CDS encoding ABC transporter ATP-binding protein: MDYVIEMLNIRKEFPGIVANDNITLQLKKGEIHALLGENGAGKSTLMNVLFGLYQPEQGEIRVKGKPVKITNPNIANDLGIGMVHQHFMLVDTFTVTENIILGKETKKGLTIDIKKAEKEVREISERYGLAVDPQAKISDISVGMQQRVEILKTLYRGAEILIFDEPTAVLTPQEIKELIQIMKTLIKEGKSIILITHKLKEIMEVCDRVTVIRKGVGIGTVNVPDTNPNELASLMVGRDVEFKTEKTAAKPDQIVLEITDLSVKDTRGVTAVNHLDLNVRAGEIVGIAGVDGNGQSELIEAITGLRKAESGSIKLNGKEMLNSTPRKITESGLAHIPQDRHKHGLVLDFPIGENMVLQTYYQKPFSKNGILDFKQIYNKATTLIKEFDVRTPSEFTLARSLSGGNQQKAIIGREVDRDPDILIAAQPTRGLDVGAIEFIHRRLIEQRDKGKGVLLISFELDEIMNVSDRIAVIYEGKIVAIVDPKETTEQELGLLMAGSKRKEAGEEANV; encoded by the coding sequence GTGGACTATGTAATTGAAATGCTCAATATTCGTAAAGAATTCCCGGGTATCGTGGCAAATGACAACATCACCCTTCAATTGAAGAAAGGGGAAATCCATGCGCTGCTTGGTGAAAATGGAGCAGGAAAATCCACACTGATGAACGTTTTGTTCGGCTTATATCAGCCGGAACAGGGGGAAATTCGTGTAAAAGGAAAACCAGTGAAAATCACCAACCCAAATATCGCCAATGATCTTGGAATTGGAATGGTTCATCAACACTTTATGCTTGTTGATACTTTTACTGTTACAGAGAATATCATCCTCGGAAAAGAAACAAAAAAGGGTCTTACGATTGATATTAAAAAAGCTGAAAAAGAAGTTCGTGAAATTTCAGAACGTTATGGTTTGGCGGTCGATCCCCAGGCGAAGATTTCTGATATTTCTGTAGGTATGCAGCAGCGTGTCGAAATTCTGAAGACGCTTTATCGCGGAGCGGAAATCCTGATTTTCGATGAGCCGACAGCTGTGCTTACACCCCAGGAAATTAAAGAATTGATCCAAATTATGAAAACGCTAATAAAAGAAGGAAAGTCAATTATCCTTATTACACATAAGCTCAAAGAAATTATGGAAGTATGTGACCGTGTAACAGTAATACGCAAAGGTGTCGGAATTGGGACTGTAAACGTTCCGGATACAAATCCGAATGAACTGGCAAGCCTAATGGTCGGTCGCGATGTGGAATTCAAAACAGAGAAGACTGCAGCCAAACCAGACCAGATTGTACTTGAAATTACAGACCTGTCAGTAAAAGATACCCGTGGAGTCACTGCTGTAAACCATCTGGACTTAAATGTGCGGGCGGGAGAAATTGTGGGAATCGCCGGGGTTGACGGAAACGGACAATCCGAATTAATAGAAGCTATAACAGGACTTCGCAAGGCTGAATCCGGAAGCATAAAGCTGAACGGAAAAGAGATGTTGAACAGCACGCCAAGGAAAATTACTGAATCTGGACTTGCCCATATCCCGCAGGACCGTCATAAGCATGGACTAGTGCTTGATTTCCCAATTGGCGAAAATATGGTATTGCAAACATATTACCAAAAACCGTTCTCTAAGAATGGGATTCTAGATTTCAAACAAATCTACAACAAAGCTACGACTCTTATAAAAGAATTTGACGTCCGTACTCCTAGTGAGTTCACACTGGCTAGATCGCTTTCCGGAGGGAACCAGCAAAAAGCGATTATCGGCCGTGAAGTCGACAGGGACCCGGATATCCTGATCGCTGCCCAGCCTACACGCGGACTGGATGTAGGGGCAATCGAATTCATTCATAGGCGCCTGATTGAACAGCGCGACAAGGGCAAAGGTGTCCTGCTGATTTCATTCGAATTAGATGAGATTATGAACGTAAGTGACAGAATTGCTGTAATCTATGAAGGTAAAATTGTCGCTATTGTTGATCCGAAAGAAACAACTGAGCAGGAGCTTGGCTTGCTGATGGCAGGATCGAAACGGAAGGAAGCAGGTGAAGAAGCCAATGTCTAA
- a CDS encoding ABC transporter permease translates to MSNRVQNIIVPLIAVFLGILVGTIIMLVSGYNPAAAFAALWSGAFGDIYYIGEVIRQVTPYILAGLAVAFAFRTGLFNIGVEGQLIVGWLAAVWVGVAFELPKIIHLPLAIIAAGAAGALWGFIPGYLKAKFRVHEVIVTIMMNYVALHVTNYLIRTVLSEGSDKTEKIAVSASLRSPFFESLTDYSRLHWGIFVALIAAFFMWFLLEKTTRGFELRSVGFNQHASQYAGMNVNKNIILSMAISGTFAGLAGAMEGLGTFGYASIKGGFTGVGFDGIAVALLGGNTAVGVILAAILFGGLKVGALNMPLQSGVPNELVDIIIAMIIFFVAASYMIRWFIERISKKGAK, encoded by the coding sequence ATGTCTAATCGCGTACAAAACATCATCGTTCCGTTAATCGCTGTCTTCTTAGGCATTTTGGTCGGAACAATCATCATGTTGGTCAGTGGTTATAATCCAGCTGCTGCATTCGCTGCTCTATGGAGTGGAGCCTTTGGAGATATCTACTATATTGGTGAAGTGATTCGTCAGGTTACACCGTATATTTTAGCCGGTCTTGCGGTAGCTTTTGCTTTCCGTACTGGATTGTTCAATATCGGTGTTGAAGGGCAATTAATTGTCGGCTGGCTTGCAGCAGTCTGGGTAGGTGTGGCATTCGAACTTCCTAAGATCATCCACCTGCCTCTTGCAATCATTGCTGCCGGAGCAGCAGGCGCTCTCTGGGGATTCATCCCTGGTTATTTAAAAGCAAAGTTCCGTGTCCACGAAGTTATCGTTACTATCATGATGAACTATGTGGCACTTCACGTAACAAACTATTTGATTCGTACAGTACTATCAGAAGGCAGTGATAAAACGGAAAAAATTGCAGTTTCTGCAAGCCTTCGTTCACCGTTCTTTGAAAGCCTGACAGATTACTCCCGCCTCCACTGGGGAATATTCGTCGCGTTGATCGCCGCTTTCTTTATGTGGTTTTTGCTTGAAAAGACAACAAGAGGTTTTGAATTGCGTTCAGTTGGATTTAACCAGCATGCTTCACAATATGCAGGCATGAATGTAAATAAAAATATTATCCTGTCAATGGCCATTTCCGGAACATTTGCCGGCCTTGCTGGTGCAATGGAAGGTCTAGGAACTTTTGGATACGCATCGATTAAGGGTGGATTTACAGGCGTAGGTTTTGACGGTATCGCGGTTGCCCTCCTGGGAGGCAATACAGCAGTTGGGGTCATACTCGCTGCAATCCTGTTTGGAGGCTTGAAGGTCGGGGCGTTAAATATGCCGCTTCAATCTGGTGTTCCAAACGAGCTTGTCGATATCATTATCGCCATGATTATTTTCTTCGTAGCAGCAAGTTACATGATTCGCTGGTTTATTGAGCGTATCAGCAAAAAGGGGGCGAAATAA
- a CDS encoding ABC transporter permease encodes MSIMEILLILIPSTLLWAAPLIFTALGGNFSERAGVVNIGLEGLMVIGAFTAIVFNLAFDSVLGEATPWVALLAAMLVGGILSILHAVASITFRADQVVSGVAINLLAVGAALFLVKLIYGKGQTDIIQKSFRKVDIPVLGDIPLIGPLFFQNTYYTSYVAIIVAVIAWFVMYKTAFGLRLRSVGEHPMAADTMGINVYKMRYIGVIISGALAGIGGGVYAQSITSDFGHATISGQGFMALAALIFGKWHPLGAMGAAIFFGFAQSLSIIGNSLPFLENIPSVYLLIAPYVLTILALTGFIGRAEGPKANGVPYIKGSR; translated from the coding sequence GTGAGCATAATGGAAATCTTACTCATCCTGATACCTTCTACCTTATTATGGGCGGCCCCGCTTATTTTCACCGCTCTTGGCGGAAACTTTTCTGAGCGTGCCGGTGTTGTAAACATCGGGCTTGAAGGTTTAATGGTGATCGGTGCATTCACAGCTATTGTATTCAACCTTGCATTCGATAGCGTCCTAGGAGAAGCCACTCCTTGGGTTGCATTATTGGCAGCTATGCTGGTTGGGGGGATTTTATCAATCCTCCATGCAGTTGCATCTATTACATTCCGTGCTGATCAGGTAGTTTCGGGTGTTGCAATCAACCTGCTTGCAGTCGGAGCTGCGCTTTTCCTGGTAAAATTGATTTACGGAAAAGGACAGACTGATATCATCCAGAAGAGCTTCAGAAAAGTAGATATTCCTGTTCTGGGAGACATTCCACTAATAGGGCCTTTATTCTTCCAGAACACATACTATACTTCCTACGTAGCTATCATTGTTGCAGTCATTGCATGGTTTGTTATGTATAAGACAGCATTCGGTCTGCGTTTACGATCTGTCGGTGAACATCCGATGGCAGCAGATACAATGGGTATCAACGTTTACAAAATGCGTTATATCGGTGTTATTATCTCTGGTGCTTTGGCGGGAATTGGCGGCGGTGTATATGCTCAGTCAATTACTTCCGATTTCGGACACGCCACAATCAGCGGCCAGGGTTTCATGGCCCTCGCTGCCCTGATCTTCGGTAAGTGGCATCCGCTTGGCGCTATGGGAGCTGCAATCTTCTTCGGCTTTGCGCAAAGCTTAAGTATCATCGGAAACAGTTTGCCATTCCTTGAGAATATTCCGAGTGTGTACTTGCTGATTGCTCCTTATGTATTGACAATCCTTGCCTTGACAGGATTCATTGGAAGAGCAGAAGGACCAAAAGCAAATGGTGTTCCATACATCAAGGGAAGCAGATAA
- a CDS encoding GGDEF domain-containing protein has protein sequence MKLSLYMDDRETEKIFSYLRWVFLFVAVLVFYFPPLADRLDYNQESFPLLLTIGIVYMASAQIALLKMSSGNEYFNLLTKAGIVFDYIALVWLLCLTNGVSSPFFSVSFLVVMHATIYWRTKGAFFSSLFLTLGYSAIFAIQGPFEFQTVFMYIVNLNFIWIVGVFGSLIVIRERKHLRQKEIFHELMFTDYLTGLYNHRHFQEQLRVMTSARQNFLLVMGDIDHFKQINDQFGHLTGDEILKKLGRVLQDLADAYDAQAFRYGGEEFAFLLPAMDETRQISFFEDLYSRLSSGNLSEECKSITMSFGIAASKGEVLPDKLLGFTDQLLYNAKANGKNQAKFETGYTYLNSQAHEEVAAASQQ, from the coding sequence ATGAAGCTTTCTTTATATATGGATGATCGTGAGACAGAGAAAATTTTTTCCTATTTACGGTGGGTTTTTTTGTTCGTTGCTGTATTGGTATTTTACTTTCCTCCACTGGCAGACAGGCTTGATTATAATCAGGAATCGTTTCCGTTATTATTGACAATCGGAATCGTATATATGGCTAGCGCCCAAATTGCCCTGCTGAAAATGTCATCAGGAAATGAATATTTTAATCTATTGACCAAGGCTGGCATAGTATTCGATTATATCGCATTAGTATGGCTCCTTTGTTTGACCAATGGGGTAAGTTCTCCTTTTTTTTCGGTTTCATTCCTTGTTGTCATGCACGCAACAATTTACTGGCGCACAAAAGGCGCTTTTTTCTCATCGCTGTTTCTGACACTAGGTTACTCGGCTATTTTTGCAATTCAAGGTCCTTTTGAATTCCAGACGGTCTTTATGTATATTGTTAATCTTAATTTCATCTGGATTGTCGGGGTATTCGGATCGCTGATCGTCATTCGGGAACGAAAGCATTTGAGGCAAAAAGAAATCTTTCACGAGCTTATGTTCACTGATTACTTGACCGGCTTGTATAATCATAGGCATTTTCAGGAACAATTAAGAGTCATGACGAGTGCCCGGCAAAATTTCCTGCTCGTAATGGGAGATATTGATCACTTTAAACAAATAAATGATCAATTCGGCCATTTGACCGGCGATGAAATTTTGAAAAAATTAGGTAGGGTCTTGCAGGATCTTGCCGATGCATATGATGCACAGGCATTCCGCTATGGCGGCGAAGAGTTCGCCTTTTTATTGCCCGCTATGGACGAAACCCGTCAAATCAGTTTCTTTGAAGATTTATACTCAAGGCTGTCATCCGGGAACTTGAGTGAAGAATGCAAGAGTATCACCATGAGCTTTGGTATTGCCGCTTCGAAAGGTGAAGTTTTGCCTGATAAACTTCTTGGTTTCACAGACCAGCTTTTGTACAATGCAAAAGCTAATGGCAAAAATCAGGCTAAATTTGAAACGGGTTATACATATTTAAATTCACAGGCACATGAAGAGGTTGCCGCAGCAAGTCAACAGTAG
- the yfmF gene encoding EF-P 5-aminopentanol modification-associated protein YfmF has translation MAVISETIKSMKGYKLHIVKTEKFKTNTIVWKMKAPLTREDVTKRALLPYVLQSSSKAFPATSKLRSYLDELYGANLYVDVSKKGEYQVLSFSLEIANEKFLSDPEPLLKKGMQLIAEILVNPLVENEAFDKETIEKEKRTLKQRIQAVYDDKMRYSNFRLVQEMCKDEPYALHVNGEIDDISQIDEKNLYQYYKKAFAEDELDLFIIGDVNEDEVQSISEELLKFEQRSPKLVDSVKGDSVEEKTVKDREDVKQGKLNIGYRTNVLYGDKDYYALQVFNGIFGGFSHSKLFLNVREKNSLAYYVASRLESHKGLMMVMSGIEFENFELAVKIIREQMEAMQTGDFTEQEMEQTKAVIENQMLETMDTARGMVEVLYHNVVSLQNVSLDDWLEGMRKTTKEEIVDVAKKVQLDTVYFLTGLEADK, from the coding sequence ATGGCTGTCATTTCAGAAACGATCAAGAGTATGAAAGGCTACAAGCTGCATATTGTGAAAACCGAGAAATTCAAGACGAATACAATTGTCTGGAAGATGAAGGCACCACTGACTAGGGAGGATGTTACCAAACGGGCTCTGCTTCCCTACGTACTCCAGAGCAGCTCAAAGGCATTTCCGGCTACTTCGAAGTTGCGTTCGTATCTTGATGAGCTATATGGAGCCAATCTATACGTTGATGTATCAAAAAAGGGAGAATATCAGGTCCTAAGTTTCTCACTGGAAATTGCCAATGAAAAGTTTTTGAGTGATCCGGAACCGCTATTGAAAAAAGGAATGCAGCTGATTGCTGAAATCCTTGTAAATCCTCTCGTCGAAAATGAAGCATTTGACAAAGAAACAATCGAGAAGGAAAAGCGCACTTTAAAACAACGTATACAGGCCGTATATGATGACAAAATGAGATACTCGAACTTCAGGTTAGTCCAGGAAATGTGCAAGGACGAACCATATGCTCTCCATGTGAATGGCGAAATTGATGATATTTCTCAAATCGATGAGAAAAACCTGTACCAATACTATAAAAAAGCTTTCGCCGAGGATGAGCTTGATTTGTTCATCATTGGTGATGTGAACGAGGACGAAGTCCAATCTATTTCAGAAGAACTCCTTAAATTTGAACAGCGCAGCCCGAAGCTGGTCGATTCAGTGAAGGGGGATTCTGTGGAGGAGAAGACTGTTAAGGATCGTGAAGATGTAAAACAAGGAAAGCTGAATATCGGTTACAGGACAAATGTACTTTATGGCGATAAGGATTATTATGCTCTGCAGGTGTTCAATGGGATTTTTGGCGGCTTTTCACATTCCAAGCTGTTCTTGAACGTCCGCGAAAAAAATAGCCTCGCATATTATGTTGCAAGCCGTCTGGAAAGCCATAAGGGATTGATGATGGTTATGTCCGGGATTGAATTTGAAAATTTTGAGCTCGCTGTAAAGATCATTCGGGAACAAATGGAAGCCATGCAGACGGGTGATTTTACCGAGCAAGAGATGGAACAGACTAAAGCTGTAATCGAAAATCAAATGCTTGAAACTATGGATACTGCAAGAGGGATGGTCGAGGTTCTTTACCATAATGTTGTATCCCTGCAAAATGTCAGCCTCGATGATTGGCTTGAGGGCATGAGAAAAACAACAAAAGAAGAAATCGTCGATGTAGCCAAAAAGGTTCAGCTTGATACGGTCTACTTCTTAACTGGATTGGAGGCGGACAAATAA